The Klebsiella sp. RHBSTW-00484 genome includes a window with the following:
- a CDS encoding precorrin-3B C(17)-methyltransferase, whose amino-acid sequence MLSVIGIGPGSQSMMTMEAIEALQAAEIVVGYKTYTHLVKAFTGDKQVIKTGMCKEIERCQAAIELAQAGHNVALISSGDAGIYGMAGLVLELVSKQKLDVEVRLIPGMTASIAAASLLGAPLMHDFCHISLSDLLTPWPVIEKRIIAAGEADFVICFYNPRSRGREGHLARAFELLSASKSAQTPVGIVKSAGRKKQEKWLTTLGEMDFEPVDMTSLVIVGNKATYIQDGLMITPRGYVL is encoded by the coding sequence ATGTTAAGCGTAATCGGGATTGGCCCTGGCTCACAGTCAATGATGACTATGGAAGCGATTGAGGCGTTACAGGCGGCGGAAATCGTCGTGGGTTATAAAACCTACACCCACCTGGTGAAAGCCTTTACCGGTGATAAGCAGGTGATCAAAACCGGGATGTGCAAAGAGATTGAACGCTGCCAGGCGGCGATTGAGCTGGCGCAGGCCGGGCATAATGTGGCGCTGATTAGCAGCGGCGACGCCGGTATTTACGGCATGGCGGGGCTGGTGCTGGAGTTGGTGAGCAAGCAGAAACTCGACGTAGAAGTTCGCCTTATTCCCGGGATGACCGCCAGTATCGCCGCCGCCTCGCTGCTGGGCGCGCCGCTGATGCACGACTTCTGTCATATCAGCCTCAGCGACCTGCTGACCCCGTGGCCGGTGATTGAAAAACGCATTATCGCTGCCGGAGAAGCCGATTTTGTTATTTGTTTTTACAACCCACGCAGCCGCGGCCGCGAAGGGCATCTGGCACGTGCCTTTGAACTGCTGTCTGCCAGCAAAAGCGCACAAACGCCGGTGGGCATCGTGAAGTCCGCCGGACGCAAGAAACAGGAAAAATGGCTGACCACCCTGGGGGAGATGGATTTTGAACCCGTCGATATGACCAGCCTGGTGATCGTAGGCAATAAAGCGACCTATATACAGGATGGCCTGATGATCACTCCGCGAGGCTATGTGCTGTGA
- a CDS encoding cobalt-precorrin-6A reductase — MSYGEVLVMGGTSDARALCQQLDAAQVKYTLSVATPTGQQLAGDIQGQVRCGRLEPEEMVAWLKDNRTRWVIDASHPYAEVVSRNIIRACETASVLLSRYQRPEQLSDLTHPQLYTVQSIEEACDVARGFGQRVLLTTGSKDLARWRAGLGEKTLLARVLPVPDVIAQCAELGFGVGEIFALCGPFSAEFNAAFYRQCRADVVITKASGAEGGYQEKVQPCLDAGIPCIVITRPAPLVTGEELLESQAAFAQRLARWLAAA, encoded by the coding sequence GTGAGCTACGGCGAGGTGCTGGTCATGGGCGGAACCAGCGACGCGCGGGCGCTATGCCAACAGCTGGACGCGGCGCAGGTCAAATACACCCTGTCGGTGGCGACGCCGACTGGCCAGCAGTTGGCAGGCGATATTCAGGGGCAGGTGCGCTGCGGGCGGCTTGAGCCGGAAGAGATGGTTGCCTGGCTAAAGGACAATCGTACCCGCTGGGTTATTGACGCTTCGCACCCCTACGCCGAAGTGGTGAGTCGTAACATCATCCGCGCCTGTGAAACCGCTAGCGTGTTGCTCAGCCGCTATCAGCGCCCGGAACAGCTTAGCGACCTGACGCATCCACAGCTTTATACCGTGCAGAGCATCGAAGAAGCCTGCGATGTGGCGCGGGGCTTTGGTCAGCGCGTGCTGCTCACCACGGGAAGCAAAGATCTGGCGCGCTGGCGGGCAGGATTAGGTGAAAAAACGCTGCTGGCTCGCGTACTGCCCGTTCCCGATGTTATCGCGCAGTGCGCTGAGCTTGGCTTTGGCGTCGGCGAGATCTTCGCGCTATGCGGGCCGTTCAGCGCCGAGTTTAACGCTGCTTTTTACCGCCAGTGCCGCGCCGATGTGGTGATCACCAAGGCCTCCGGCGCGGAAGGCGGTTATCAGGAAAAAGTACAACCCTGTCTCGATGCCGGTATCCCCTGCATCGTGATTACGCGTCCGGCACCGCTGGTGACGGGTGAAGAGTTACTGGAAAGTCAGGCTGCCTTTGCCCAACGCTTAGCGCGCTGGCTGGCCGCTGCTTAA
- the cbiK gene encoding sirohydrochlorin cobaltochelatase, whose amino-acid sequence MKKALLVISFGTSYPDTCEKNIVACERELAASCPDRDTFRAFTSGMIIRKLKQRDGIEIDTPLQALQKLAEQGYQDVVIQSLHIINGDEYEKIVREVQSMRPLFARLTLGAPLLSSHDDYVQLMHALRQQMPPLAEKETVVFMGHGASHHAFAAYACLDHMMTAQRFPARVGAVESYPEVDILIDSLRQQEVTGVHLMPLMLVAGDHAINDMASDEEDSWKTLFNAAGIPATPWLSGLGENPAVRAMFVAHLQQALNLAMEEAA is encoded by the coding sequence ATGAAAAAAGCGCTTCTGGTGATCAGTTTTGGCACCAGCTATCCCGACACCTGTGAAAAGAACATTGTCGCCTGCGAGCGTGAGCTGGCGGCCAGCTGTCCTGACCGCGACACGTTTCGCGCCTTTACCTCGGGGATGATTATTCGCAAGCTCAAGCAGCGTGATGGTATCGAGATTGATACGCCGTTGCAGGCTTTGCAGAAGCTCGCCGAACAGGGCTATCAGGATGTGGTGATTCAATCGCTGCACATCATTAACGGCGATGAATACGAAAAGATCGTTCGCGAAGTGCAAAGCATGCGCCCGCTATTCGCCCGCTTAACGCTGGGCGCGCCGCTGCTGAGCAGCCATGACGATTATGTTCAACTGATGCACGCACTGCGTCAGCAAATGCCGCCGCTTGCTGAGAAAGAAACGGTGGTCTTTATGGGGCACGGTGCCAGTCATCACGCCTTCGCCGCCTACGCCTGTCTGGACCATATGATGACCGCCCAGCGCTTTCCGGCGCGGGTGGGGGCAGTCGAAAGTTATCCGGAAGTCGATATTCTTATCGACAGCCTGCGCCAGCAGGAGGTTACCGGCGTTCACCTGATGCCGTTGATGCTGGTGGCGGGCGATCATGCCATCAACGATATGGCCTCCGATGAAGAGGACTCCTGGAAAACGTTGTTCAACGCCGCCGGTATTCCGGCGACGCCGTGGCTTAGCGGGCTGGGGGAAAACCCGGCGGTGCGCGCGATGTTTGTCGCCCATCTACAGCAGGCGCTGAATCTGGCAATGGAGGAAGCAGCATGA
- a CDS encoding cobalt-factor II C(20)-methyltransferase, whose protein sequence is MSGKLYALSTGPGASDLITVRAARILGKLDILYAPAGRKGGDSLALSIVREYIGEQTEVRCCHFPMSADSAEKEAVWDEVAAALVHEVEAGKQVGFITLGDAMLFSTWVFLLQRIGCADWLEIVPGVTSFAAIAARSKTPLAMEQQSLAVVSCTAPEAEIEQALRQHESLVLMKVYGRFPRIKALLEKNGLLDAALMMSEATLPGEQCWRHLNDVSDEQPLPYFSTILVNKQWEYAE, encoded by the coding sequence ATGAGCGGCAAACTGTATGCCCTGAGCACCGGACCGGGCGCGTCCGACCTGATTACCGTTCGCGCGGCGCGCATTCTTGGCAAGCTGGACATTCTCTACGCCCCAGCCGGACGTAAAGGCGGCGACAGCCTGGCGCTCTCCATCGTGCGTGAATATATCGGCGAACAGACCGAAGTACGCTGCTGCCATTTTCCGATGAGCGCTGACAGTGCGGAAAAAGAGGCGGTCTGGGACGAAGTTGCCGCCGCGCTGGTGCACGAAGTGGAGGCGGGTAAACAGGTCGGGTTTATTACCCTAGGTGACGCCATGCTGTTCAGCACCTGGGTGTTCTTACTCCAGCGTATCGGCTGTGCGGACTGGCTGGAGATTGTTCCTGGCGTCACCTCTTTCGCCGCCATTGCCGCGCGTTCAAAAACGCCGCTGGCTATGGAGCAACAGTCGCTGGCGGTGGTCTCCTGCACCGCGCCGGAAGCGGAAATTGAACAGGCGCTGCGCCAGCATGAAAGCCTGGTACTGATGAAAGTGTATGGCCGTTTCCCCCGCATTAAAGCGCTGCTGGAGAAAAACGGCCTGCTCGATGCCGCGCTGATGATGTCCGAGGCCACGCTGCCCGGCGAACAGTGCTGGCGTCATCTGAATGACGTGAGCGACGAACAGCCGCTGCCCTATTTTTCGACCATCCTGGTGAATAAACAGTGGGAGTATGCAGAATGA
- the cbiM gene encoding cobalt ECF transporter S component CbiM, whose amino-acid sequence MKLEQQLKQLSFSGLAAALLLIVVPEKAFAMHIMEGFLPPMWALAWWLLFLPCLWYGLVRLRRIVQEDNNQKVLLALCGAFIFVLSALKIPSVTGSCSHPTGVGLAVILFGPGVVAILGAIVLLFQALLLAHGGLTTLGANGMSMAVIGPVVGYMVWKMACRAGIRRDVGVFLCAMLADLVTYFVTSVQLGVAFPDPTAGATGSIVKFMGIFCLTQIPIAIAEGLLTVMIYDQLTKRQLITAQTAQGH is encoded by the coding sequence ATGAAACTTGAACAACAGCTAAAACAGCTGTCTTTCAGCGGGTTAGCTGCGGCGCTATTGCTGATAGTGGTTCCCGAAAAGGCCTTCGCGATGCACATCATGGAGGGATTTTTACCACCGATGTGGGCCCTGGCATGGTGGCTGCTGTTTCTGCCTTGCCTGTGGTACGGGCTGGTGCGCCTGCGCCGTATCGTGCAGGAAGATAACAATCAGAAGGTACTGCTGGCGCTGTGCGGAGCGTTTATTTTTGTCCTCTCGGCGCTGAAGATACCATCGGTAACCGGCAGCTGTTCGCACCCGACCGGCGTCGGCCTGGCGGTCATTCTGTTCGGGCCGGGCGTGGTGGCGATCCTCGGCGCTATCGTGCTGCTGTTCCAGGCGCTGTTGCTGGCGCATGGCGGGCTGACAACGCTCGGCGCTAACGGCATGTCGATGGCGGTGATTGGGCCGGTGGTCGGCTATATGGTATGGAAAATGGCCTGCCGGGCGGGGATTCGCCGCGACGTCGGGGTCTTTCTCTGCGCGATGCTGGCGGATCTGGTGACCTACTTTGTCACCTCCGTGCAGCTTGGCGTGGCCTTCCCGGATCCGACGGCGGGCGCAACCGGCTCGATCGTCAAATTTATGGGGATCTTCTGCCTGACGCAGATCCCGATCGCCATCGCTGAAGGGTTGTTAACCGTCATGATCTACGACCAGTTGACCAAACGCCAGCTGATCACCGCACAGACCGCACAGGGGCATTAA
- a CDS encoding energy-coupling factor ABC transporter substrate-binding protein, with protein MKKTLILLSMVVALVILPFFIDHGGEFGGSDGEAESQIQVVAPHYEPWFQPLYEPASGEIESLLFTLQGSLGAAVIFYILGYSKGRQRRDDRV; from the coding sequence ATGAAAAAGACGCTGATATTGTTATCGATGGTGGTGGCGCTGGTGATCCTACCGTTCTTTATCGATCACGGGGGTGAATTTGGCGGTTCGGACGGCGAGGCGGAGAGCCAGATTCAGGTGGTTGCACCGCACTATGAGCCATGGTTCCAGCCGCTGTACGAACCGGCGAGCGGAGAAATTGAGAGTCTGCTGTTCACGTTACAGGGCTCCCTTGGCGCGGCGGTGATTTTCTATATTTTGGGCTACAGCAAAGGCAGACAACGCCGTGATGACCGGGTTTGA
- a CDS encoding energy-coupling factor ABC transporter transmembrane protein produces MTGFDRLSYQSRWFHVAPERKFLFWLLLMVLAFTLPPLGQGIEMVLIAALTCWLLRVSPWRWCRWMALPFGFLLIGVVTILFSISRDPHALLVSVPLGSYWLGITSAGLNTANETFWRSLAALASTFWLVLNLPFPQLILLLKRGRVPRLLTEQILLTWRFIFILLDEALAIHRAQTLRFGYRSVPKGYRSLAMLVGLLFTRVMIRYQQMSTTLDIKLYQGDFHL; encoded by the coding sequence ATGACCGGGTTTGACAGACTAAGCTATCAAAGCCGCTGGTTTCACGTCGCGCCAGAGCGCAAGTTTCTGTTCTGGCTGCTGCTGATGGTGCTGGCCTTTACCCTGCCCCCGCTGGGGCAGGGTATTGAAATGGTGCTGATTGCCGCCTTGACCTGCTGGCTGCTGCGGGTTTCGCCGTGGCGCTGGTGCCGCTGGATGGCGCTGCCGTTCGGCTTCCTGTTGATCGGCGTGGTGACTATTCTGTTTAGCATCAGCCGCGATCCGCATGCTCTGCTGGTGAGCGTTCCGCTGGGAAGCTACTGGCTGGGCATCACCTCAGCGGGGCTGAACACCGCTAATGAGACCTTCTGGCGCAGCCTGGCGGCGCTGGCGTCAACCTTCTGGCTGGTGCTGAACCTGCCGTTCCCGCAGCTGATTTTGCTGCTTAAGCGCGGTCGGGTACCACGACTGTTGACCGAGCAAATCCTGCTGACCTGGCGCTTTATTTTTATTCTCTTAGACGAAGCGCTGGCGATTCACCGTGCGCAAACTTTGCGTTTTGGCTACCGTAGCGTGCCGAAAGGCTATCGCTCGCTGGCGATGCTGGTGGGGTTGCTGTTTACCCGCGTGATGATCCGCTACCAACAAATGAGCACCACGCTGGATATCAAACTGTACCAGGGTGATTTTCACCTCTAA
- a CDS encoding energy-coupling factor ABC transporter ATP-binding protein, with product MLATTDLWFRYQDEPVLKGLTLDFSHHSVTGLVGANGCGKSTLFMNLSGLLRPQKGAVLWQGKPLDYGKRGLLALRQQVATVFQDPDQQIFYTDIDSDIAFSLRNLGVAEDEIARRVDDALTLVDAQSFRQQPIQCLSHGQKKRVAIAGALVLQARYLLLDEPTAGLDPSGRAQMIDIIKRIVDQGNHVVISSHDIDLIYEVSDAVYVLRRGEVLAHGEPGEVFARSELMTQAGLTQPWLVKLHAQLGLPLCKTEGEFFERMRNHAMKEAS from the coding sequence ATGCTTGCCACGACCGATCTCTGGTTTCGCTATCAGGATGAGCCGGTGCTGAAGGGGCTGACTCTGGATTTTTCTCACCACTCCGTGACCGGGCTGGTGGGGGCAAACGGCTGCGGAAAATCCACGCTTTTTATGAACCTGAGCGGCCTGCTGCGCCCGCAAAAAGGGGCGGTGTTGTGGCAAGGGAAGCCGCTGGATTATGGCAAGCGCGGCCTGCTGGCGCTGCGTCAACAGGTGGCGACCGTATTTCAGGATCCGGATCAGCAGATCTTTTATACCGATATCGATAGCGATATCGCCTTTAGCCTGCGTAACCTGGGCGTCGCGGAAGATGAAATCGCCCGTCGGGTGGACGATGCGCTGACCCTGGTTGATGCGCAGTCTTTTCGCCAGCAGCCGATTCAGTGTCTGAGCCACGGGCAGAAAAAACGCGTGGCGATCGCCGGAGCGCTGGTGCTGCAGGCACGCTATTTGCTGCTTGATGAACCCACGGCGGGCCTCGATCCCTCCGGGCGCGCGCAGATGATCGACATCATTAAGCGCATTGTCGATCAAGGCAACCACGTGGTGATCTCCAGCCACGATATCGATCTGATTTATGAAGTCAGCGATGCGGTTTACGTTTTGCGCCGTGGCGAAGTGCTTGCACACGGCGAACCCGGAGAGGTGTTTGCCCGCAGCGAGTTAATGACGCAGGCCGGATTGACCCAGCCGTGGCTGGTGAAACTGCATGCGCAGCTGGGACTGCCGTTGTGCAAAACCGAAGGCGAGTTTTTTGAGCGGATGCGAAATCATGCAATGAAGGAGGCGTCATGA
- a CDS encoding cobyric acid synthase, giving the protein MTLAIMLLGTASDVGKSVLVAGLCRIFYQDGQRTAPFKSQNMALNSGITPDGKEMGRAQIFQAEAAGIAPDVRMNPVLLKPTSDRKAQVVLMGKVATDMDAVSYHEYKPRLREQILSVYNSLAAEHDVLVLEGAGSPAEINLRDRDIVNMGMAEMAQCPVILVADIDRGGVFASIYGTLALLHDHERARVKGVIINKFRGDVTLLYSGIEQIEALTNVPVLGVMPWLDVDLEDEDGVALQKGKYLRTDKRDIEIAVVQVPHISNFTDFNALAAQPDVRVRYVRYPQELAGADMVILPGSKNTLGDLLWLRESGMAHAVLQARRQGVPVLGICGGYQMLGETIIDEVESGLGTQPGLGLLNTVTHFAQHKTTTQVTATLAPVLPEWLAATAGLAVRGYEIHMGETELHDGCRSLMQLHKNGLSVADGAVSDDGLAFGTYLHGLFDSDEFTRALVNGLRQRKGLAALDSDFQYAQYKSQQFDLLADAMRQNIDIEKIYAIMRQHQEPVC; this is encoded by the coding sequence ATGACGCTGGCAATTATGTTACTGGGCACTGCTTCTGACGTCGGTAAAAGCGTGCTGGTGGCGGGGCTGTGCCGTATTTTTTATCAGGACGGGCAGCGTACCGCGCCGTTTAAATCGCAGAATATGGCGCTCAATTCCGGTATCACACCGGATGGCAAAGAGATGGGTCGTGCGCAGATTTTCCAGGCTGAAGCTGCGGGCATTGCCCCGGATGTGCGTATGAACCCGGTGCTGCTCAAGCCGACCAGCGACCGCAAAGCCCAGGTGGTGCTGATGGGCAAGGTGGCGACCGATATGGACGCGGTGAGCTATCACGAATACAAGCCGCGCCTGCGCGAGCAGATCCTTTCGGTCTATAACAGCCTGGCCGCGGAGCATGATGTGCTGGTGCTGGAAGGGGCGGGCAGCCCGGCGGAGATCAACCTGCGCGACCGCGACATCGTCAATATGGGTATGGCCGAGATGGCGCAGTGTCCGGTGATCCTCGTGGCGGATATCGATCGCGGCGGCGTCTTTGCCTCCATTTACGGCACCCTCGCGCTGCTGCACGACCACGAACGTGCGCGGGTTAAAGGCGTCATTATTAATAAATTTCGCGGCGACGTGACGCTGCTTTACTCGGGTATCGAGCAGATAGAAGCACTGACCAACGTCCCGGTGCTCGGCGTGATGCCGTGGCTGGATGTCGATCTCGAAGACGAAGACGGCGTGGCGCTGCAAAAGGGAAAATACCTGCGTACCGACAAGCGCGATATTGAGATTGCTGTGGTCCAGGTACCGCATATTTCCAACTTTACCGACTTCAACGCGCTGGCGGCGCAGCCGGACGTTCGCGTGCGCTATGTTCGTTACCCGCAGGAGCTGGCGGGCGCGGATATGGTGATCCTGCCGGGTAGCAAAAATACGCTCGGCGATCTGCTCTGGCTGCGCGAAAGCGGGATGGCGCATGCGGTGCTGCAGGCCCGGCGTCAGGGCGTGCCGGTGCTGGGGATTTGCGGCGGCTACCAGATGCTCGGCGAAACCATTATTGATGAGGTGGAATCGGGACTTGGCACCCAGCCCGGGCTAGGGTTACTCAATACCGTGACCCACTTCGCACAGCACAAAACCACCACTCAGGTCACGGCGACACTGGCTCCGGTGCTGCCAGAGTGGCTGGCGGCAACGGCAGGGCTTGCCGTACGCGGCTATGAAATTCATATGGGCGAGACCGAGCTGCACGACGGCTGCCGTTCGCTGATGCAATTACATAAGAACGGGCTGAGCGTGGCGGACGGCGCGGTGAGCGACGATGGTCTGGCGTTTGGTACCTATCTTCACGGCTTGTTTGATAGCGATGAATTCACTCGCGCGCTGGTTAACGGCCTGCGCCAGCGTAAAGGTCTGGCGGCGCTCGATAGTGACTTCCAGTATGCGCAGTACAAATCCCAGCAGTTCGATCTACTGGCCGACGCGATGCGCCAGAATATTGATATCGAAAAAATCTACGCCATCATGCGCCAGCATCAGGAGCCTGTATGCTGA
- the cobU gene encoding bifunctional adenosylcobinamide kinase/adenosylcobinamide-phosphate guanylyltransferase: MLTLVTGGARSGKSRHAEALIAHSPQVLYIATSQIFDDEMAARIQHHRDGRPAHWRTAERWQQLDELITPDNHPEEAILLECITTMVTNLLFALGGDSSPDGWDYAAMERAIDAEIAVLIAACQRCPAHVVLVTNEVGMGIVPENRLARHFRDIAGRVNQRLAAAADEVWLVVSGIGVKIK, translated from the coding sequence ATGCTGACTTTAGTTACTGGTGGCGCGCGCAGCGGCAAAAGCCGTCACGCCGAAGCGCTGATCGCCCACTCGCCGCAGGTGCTGTACATCGCCACTTCACAGATTTTTGATGATGAGATGGCGGCGCGGATCCAACACCACCGCGACGGCAGGCCCGCGCACTGGCGCACGGCCGAGCGCTGGCAGCAGCTTGATGAGCTGATAACGCCGGATAACCATCCCGAAGAAGCGATCTTGTTGGAGTGTATTACCACCATGGTCACCAATTTGCTGTTTGCGCTGGGCGGCGACAGTTCGCCGGACGGCTGGGATTACGCGGCGATGGAGCGGGCTATTGACGCCGAAATCGCCGTGCTGATTGCCGCCTGTCAGCGCTGCCCGGCTCACGTGGTGCTGGTAACCAACGAGGTGGGGATGGGGATCGTGCCGGAAAACCGTCTGGCCCGCCATTTCCGCGATATTGCCGGGCGAGTCAACCAGCGCCTTGCGGCGGCGGCGGATGAGGTCTGGCTGGTGGTGTCGGGCATCGGCGTAAAAATCAAATAA
- the cobT gene encoding nicotinate-nucleotide--dimethylbenzimidazole phosphoribosyltransferase: MHSLTSLLGAIPALDENAMARAQLHIDGLLKPPGSLGRLEDLAVQLAGMPGLEGVPQVKKKALLVMCADHGVWDEGVAISPKVVTAIQAANMTLGKTGVCVLAAQAGAEMHVIDVGIDAELIPGVINMRVARGCGNIAVGPAMSRGQAEELLLEVIRYTRGLAEDGVTLFGVGELGMANTTPAAAIVSVLTGSDAQEVVGIGANLPLTKVGNKVEVVRRAIAVNQPDANDGLDVLAKVGGFDLLGMAGVMLGAASCGLPVLLDGFLSYAAALAACRIAPEVKPYLIPSHYSAEKGARTALMHLELDPYLNMGMRLGEGSGAALAMPIVEAACAMYHDMGMLAASNIVLPKG; the protein is encoded by the coding sequence ATGCACAGCTTAACCTCTCTACTGGGCGCGATCCCTGCGCTTGATGAAAATGCAATGGCGCGCGCGCAACTCCATATTGATGGCCTGCTTAAGCCGCCGGGAAGCCTTGGACGCCTTGAAGACCTGGCCGTACAGCTCGCGGGAATGCCCGGTCTTGAAGGCGTGCCGCAGGTGAAAAAGAAGGCGCTGCTGGTGATGTGCGCCGACCACGGCGTTTGGGATGAAGGGGTGGCGATTTCGCCCAAAGTGGTGACCGCAATTCAGGCGGCCAATATGACGCTGGGCAAGACCGGCGTTTGCGTGCTGGCGGCGCAGGCAGGGGCGGAAATGCATGTGATTGACGTCGGGATTGATGCCGAGCTGATTCCTGGCGTTATCAATATGCGCGTGGCGCGTGGTTGCGGAAATATCGCCGTCGGCCCGGCAATGAGCCGTGGTCAGGCCGAAGAGCTGCTGCTGGAGGTGATTCGCTATACCCGTGGGCTGGCGGAAGATGGCGTCACGCTGTTTGGCGTTGGTGAGTTGGGGATGGCGAATACTACCCCGGCGGCGGCGATCGTCAGCGTTCTGACCGGTAGCGATGCGCAAGAGGTGGTGGGGATTGGCGCGAATTTACCGCTGACCAAAGTCGGTAACAAAGTGGAAGTGGTACGTCGAGCTATCGCCGTTAACCAGCCTGACGCGAATGATGGTCTGGACGTGCTGGCGAAAGTGGGCGGTTTTGATTTATTGGGGATGGCGGGCGTGATGCTGGGCGCGGCTTCCTGTGGATTGCCGGTACTACTCGATGGCTTCCTGTCTTACGCGGCGGCGCTGGCGGCGTGCCGAATTGCGCCGGAAGTGAAACCCTACCTGATACCGTCGCACTATTCGGCAGAGAAGGGCGCACGCACGGCACTGATGCACCTGGAGCTGGATCCGTATCTCAATATGGGCATGCGTCTGGGGGAAGGCAGCGGCGCGGCGCTGGCTATGCCAATCGTCGAAGCGGCCTGTGCGATGTACCACGATATGGGCATGCTGGCGGCGAGCAATATTGTTTTGCCAAAAGGCTGA
- the mltA gene encoding murein transglycosylase A: MKGRWAKYAVTGAMLAMLAACSSKPTDRGQQYNEGKLTQPFSLVNQPDAVGSPINAGDFSEQVSKIRSASPRLYNSQSNVYNALQDWLRSGGDTRTLSQFGIDAWQMQGTDNYGNVQFTGYYTPVVQARHTRQGEFQYPIYRMPPKRGKLPSRASIYAGALSDNYILAYSNSLMDNFIMDVQGSGYIDFGDGSPLNFFSYAGKNGWSYYSIGKVLIDRGEVKREDMSMQAIREWGEKHSEAEVRELLEQNPSFVFFKPQSFAPVKGASAVPLIGRASVASDRSIIPPGTTLLAEVPLLDNNGKFNGQYELRLMVALDVGGAIKGQHFDIYQGIGADAGHRAGWYNHYGRVWVLKNAPGAGNVFSG; this comes from the coding sequence ATGAAAGGACGTTGGGCAAAATACGCAGTAACAGGGGCAATGCTGGCAATGCTGGCCGCCTGTTCCTCAAAACCGACCGATCGCGGTCAGCAGTATAATGAAGGCAAACTCACCCAGCCGTTTTCATTGGTTAACCAACCTGATGCGGTCGGCTCACCGATTAACGCTGGTGACTTCTCCGAGCAGGTGAGCAAAATCCGTAGCGCCTCGCCGCGTCTCTATAACAGTCAGAGCAACGTCTACAACGCGTTGCAGGATTGGCTGCGCTCCGGCGGTGATACCCGCACGCTGAGCCAGTTTGGTATCGACGCCTGGCAGATGCAGGGGACGGACAACTACGGTAACGTCCAGTTTACTGGCTACTACACGCCGGTGGTGCAGGCGCGCCATACTCGCCAGGGCGAGTTCCAGTATCCGATTTACCGTATGCCGCCCAAGCGCGGTAAGCTGCCGTCCCGCGCCAGCATTTACGCGGGCGCTCTGAGCGACAACTACATCCTCGCCTACAGCAACTCGCTGATGGACAACTTTATAATGGACGTGCAGGGCAGCGGCTATATTGATTTTGGCGACGGTTCGCCGCTGAACTTCTTTAGCTATGCCGGGAAAAACGGCTGGTCCTATTACAGCATCGGTAAGGTGCTTATCGATCGCGGCGAAGTGAAGCGTGAAGATATGTCGATGCAGGCGATCCGCGAATGGGGTGAAAAGCACAGCGAGGCGGAAGTTCGTGAACTGCTGGAGCAGAACCCGTCGTTCGTCTTCTTTAAGCCGCAGTCTTTCGCACCGGTGAAAGGCGCCAGCGCGGTGCCGCTGATTGGCCGTGCATCGGTCGCCTCCGATCGTTCGATTATTCCACCGGGCACCACGCTGCTGGCGGAAGTGCCGCTGCTGGATAATAACGGTAAGTTTAACGGCCAGTACGAGCTGCGCTTAATGGTTGCCCTGGACGTTGGCGGTGCGATTAAGGGCCAGCACTTTGATATTTACCAGGGCATTGGGGCTGATGCCGGGCATCGTGCCGGTTGGTATAACCACTATGGTCGCGTATGGGTGCTGAAAAACGCGCCGGGCGCTGGCAACGTCTTTAGCGGTTAA